One window of the Sulfitobacter alexandrii genome contains the following:
- a CDS encoding cytochrome b/b6 domain-containing protein: MPLTNTQIRYGAVSKTFHWLTALLILTLIVLGLVAEALPYDTDAELARKAWMFSLHKTLGVLVFAVALARILWALTQPKPGLLNADRRSESFLAELVHWLLYGALVVVPLSGWIAHAAASGFAPIWWPFGQNLPLVPKSTAVEHAFAAVHYFAGRVLIAAILLHVAGALKHHLIDRDGTLRRMLPGEPPLGPLPEQHSALVPAIAAGVIWCAALGLALGTGQPDGTAQSAGPALAQVSSDWQVQEGEIAIAVTQFGSVVEGSFADWTAAITFDDTTVTGVAGDVTTTISIPSLTLGSVTQQAMGADFFDAETHPTAVFTGNIRHASDGYEAVGTLEIKGNKVPLTMPFLLSLNGDIAEMRADITLDRRDFGIGDNMPNEDSLGFAVDVAIRLTAIRAEPDA, encoded by the coding sequence ATGCCCCTGACCAACACACAGATCCGCTACGGCGCAGTCAGCAAGACCTTCCACTGGCTGACCGCGCTGCTGATCCTGACACTGATCGTGCTCGGCCTCGTGGCCGAAGCCCTACCCTATGACACCGATGCGGAACTGGCCCGCAAGGCCTGGATGTTCTCTTTGCACAAGACCTTGGGCGTGCTCGTGTTCGCCGTCGCTCTTGCCCGCATCCTCTGGGCGCTGACGCAGCCCAAACCGGGACTTCTCAACGCCGATCGCCGGAGCGAGAGCTTTCTCGCGGAATTGGTGCACTGGTTGCTTTACGGCGCACTCGTGGTCGTTCCGCTTTCGGGCTGGATCGCCCATGCCGCGGCGTCGGGGTTTGCCCCGATCTGGTGGCCCTTCGGGCAGAACCTGCCGCTGGTGCCGAAATCGACTGCCGTGGAACACGCGTTCGCCGCGGTCCACTACTTTGCCGGGCGCGTGCTGATCGCCGCCATCCTGCTGCACGTCGCCGGGGCGCTCAAGCATCACCTCATCGACCGGGACGGTACCCTGCGCCGGATGCTGCCCGGCGAGCCGCCGCTCGGCCCCCTTCCCGAACAGCACTCGGCTCTTGTTCCCGCGATCGCGGCGGGAGTCATATGGTGCGCGGCTCTGGGGCTGGCTCTCGGCACCGGGCAGCCGGACGGAACGGCGCAATCCGCCGGCCCTGCCCTGGCGCAGGTCAGTTCCGACTGGCAGGTGCAGGAGGGAGAAATCGCCATCGCCGTGACGCAGTTCGGCTCGGTGGTCGAGGGCAGTTTTGCCGACTGGACCGCCGCGATCACGTTCGACGACACGACGGTCACCGGCGTCGCGGGCGATGTGACCACAACCATCTCCATCCCGTCGCTGACCCTTGGATCAGTCACCCAGCAGGCGATGGGGGCCGACTTCTTCGATGCCGAGACACACCCGACCGCGGTTTTCACCGGGAATATCCGCCATGCCAGCGACGGGTACGAGGCTGTTGGCACGCTGGAGATCAAGGGCAACAAGGTGCCTCTGACCATGCCCTTCCTACTGTCGCTGAACGGCGATATCGCCGAAATGCGCGCCGACATCACGCTTGACAGGCGCGACTTTGGTATCGGCGACAACATGCCCAATGAAGACAGCCTCGGTTTCGCGGTGGATGTCGCGATCCGGCTGACGGCCATTCGCGCCGAACCCGACGCCTGA
- a CDS encoding YceI family protein: MKNLMFATALVLGATGSTAAMAAEKYTLDPSHSQVVFNYEHLGFSTTYGVFSGFDGEIMFDQEDPAASSVSVSMPVMSMFTGWEQRKDHFMSGDFFGAQEGDMITFTSTGIEVTGEDTALITGDLTMNDVTKSVVLDAKLNQMGDHPQEGKPWAGFDATTTLVRSDFNLGAFAPYVSDEVQVMISIEAMKAE; encoded by the coding sequence ATGAAGAATCTGATGTTCGCCACCGCGCTTGTACTCGGGGCAACCGGCAGCACGGCAGCCATGGCCGCCGAGAAATATACCCTTGATCCCAGCCACTCGCAGGTCGTCTTCAACTACGAGCACCTGGGCTTTTCCACGACCTACGGCGTTTTCTCGGGCTTTGACGGCGAGATCATGTTCGATCAGGAAGACCCGGCCGCGTCGTCCGTCAGCGTGTCCATGCCGGTGATGTCGATGTTCACCGGTTGGGAACAGCGCAAGGATCACTTCATGTCCGGCGACTTCTTCGGCGCGCAGGAGGGTGACATGATCACCTTTACCTCCACCGGGATCGAGGTCACGGGCGAGGATACGGCGCTGATCACCGGCGACCTGACCATGAACGACGTGACCAAGTCCGTCGTGCTGGACGCCAAGCTGAACCAGATGGGCGACCATCCGCAGGAAGGCAAACCCTGGGCCGGGTTCGACGCGACCACCACCCTGGTGCGTTCCGACTTCAACCTCGGCGCCTTTGCACCCTACGTCAGCGACGAGGTGCAGGTGATGATTTCGATCGAGGCGATGAAGGCCGAATAA
- the rpsF gene encoding 30S ribosomal protein S6 gives MPLYEHVMIARQDLSNTQAEGLIEHFGTVLSDNGGKLVDSEYWGVKTMAYKINKNRKGHYAFLRSDAPATAVQEMERLMRLHDDVMRVLTIKVDEHAELPSVQMQKRDERSDRRERR, from the coding sequence ATGCCGCTATATGAGCATGTCATGATCGCGCGTCAGGACTTGTCCAACACGCAAGCCGAAGGCCTGATCGAACATTTTGGCACCGTCCTGTCCGACAACGGCGGGAAACTCGTCGACAGCGAGTACTGGGGCGTCAAGACGATGGCCTACAAGATCAACAAGAACCGCAAGGGCCACTACGCCTTCCTGCGCTCGGATGCACCCGCAACCGCCGTGCAGGAGATGGAGCGCCTTATGCGCCTGCACGACGACGTCATGCGCGTCCTGACCATCAAGGTCGACGAACATGCCGAACTGCCGTCGGTGCAGATGCAGAAGCGCGACGAGCGTTCCGACCGTCGCGAACGCCGTTGA
- the rpsR gene encoding 30S ribosomal protein S18, translating to MAAKPFFRRRKVCPFSGDNAPAIDYKDTRLLQRYISERGKIVPSRITAVSAKKQRELARAIKRARFLALLPYAVK from the coding sequence ATGGCTGCAAAACCATTTTTCCGCCGTCGCAAGGTTTGCCCCTTCTCGGGCGACAACGCTCCTGCGATCGACTACAAGGACACGCGCCTGCTGCAACGGTACATTTCCGAGCGCGGCAAGATCGTCCCCTCCCGCATCACCGCAGTCTCTGCGAAGAAGCAGCGTGAACTGGCCCGTGCCATCAAACGCGCCCGCTTCCTCGCCCTGCTGCCCTACGCCGTCAAGTAA
- the rplI gene encoding 50S ribosomal protein L9 codes for MQVILLERVAKLGQMGEVVEVKPGFARNYLLPQGKALSASKANIEAFEARKSQLEAENLETRKEAEKLADKLNGQQFVVIRSASDAGALYGSVTTRDAADTITEGGFTIDRRQVVLGAPIKELGLHDVQIVLHPEVDATIQLNVARSPEEAELQASGKSIQELAAEEEAAAEFEIQELFDDIGAAQLDELETEVEQQTDEPAVLEKDELDAKLSGDQEDTAGRG; via the coding sequence ATGCAAGTCATCCTTCTGGAACGTGTCGCCAAGCTGGGACAGATGGGCGAAGTTGTCGAGGTGAAGCCCGGCTTCGCCCGCAACTACCTGCTGCCGCAGGGCAAGGCCCTGTCTGCCTCCAAGGCCAACATCGAAGCCTTCGAGGCACGCAAGTCGCAGCTTGAAGCCGAGAACCTGGAAACCAGGAAAGAGGCCGAGAAACTGGCGGACAAGCTGAACGGTCAGCAGTTCGTCGTGATTCGCTCCGCCTCCGACGCCGGCGCGCTCTACGGCTCCGTCACCACCCGTGACGCCGCCGACACGATCACCGAGGGCGGGTTCACCATCGACCGCCGCCAGGTGGTCCTTGGCGCACCGATCAAGGAACTGGGCCTCCACGACGTGCAGATCGTCCTACACCCCGAGGTCGACGCGACCATCCAGCTGAACGTCGCCCGCTCGCCCGAAGAGGCGGAGCTTCAGGCGTCCGGCAAATCCATCCAGGAACTGGCCGCCGAAGAAGAAGCGGCAGCCGAGTTCGAAATCCAGGAGCTGTTCGACGATATCGGCGCAGCGCAACTGGACGAACTGGAAACCGAAGTGGAGCAGCAGACCGACGAGCCTGCCGTTCTCGAAAAGGACGAACTGGACGCGAAGCTGTCCGGCGATCAGGAAGACACCGCAGGCCGCGGCTGA
- a CDS encoding transglycosylase SLT domain-containing protein: MFQNIRRVALALLCAAAVSACAATPEPQAFVQQPAIPLHPNETPELRQKINFWADHYDLPRPLVHRLAIRESTHNPGARNGPYYGLLQILPATARSMGFQGAPSDLLDADTNLEYALKYLRGAWLLSDGDQATAIKWYARGYYYEAKRRGMLVETGLRKG; encoded by the coding sequence ATGTTCCAGAACATCCGCCGCGTCGCACTGGCCCTGCTCTGCGCCGCTGCTGTCTCCGCATGTGCCGCAACGCCCGAACCGCAGGCCTTCGTCCAGCAGCCCGCCATCCCTCTCCATCCCAACGAAACGCCTGAACTGCGCCAGAAGATCAACTTCTGGGCCGATCACTACGACCTTCCCCGCCCGCTGGTGCACCGCCTCGCCATCCGCGAAAGCACCCACAATCCCGGCGCGCGAAACGGGCCTTACTACGGCCTGCTCCAGATCCTGCCCGCCACCGCCCGGTCCATGGGCTTCCAGGGTGCGCCAAGCGATCTGCTGGATGCGGATACCAACCTCGAATACGCCCTGAAGTACCTGCGCGGTGCATGGCTCCTGTCCGATGGCGATCAGGCCACCGCGATCAAGTGGTACGCGCGCGGCTACTACTACGAAGCGAAGCGCCGCGGCATGCTGGTAGAGACCGGTCTGCGCAAGGGCTGA
- a CDS encoding alternative oxidase, producing MFDIGNRHDGDIATHRPPRDIHDRIALRTVRFMRVFADAFFSKRYGHRAVVLETVAAVPGMVGGLLQHLKAIRYIREDEGWIRELLDEAENERMHLMTFIHIAQPSRLERVLIMVGQAVFYNFYFFLYLFAPRTAHRVVAYLEEEAVISYTQYLAEIDAGRVENVPAPALAVDYWGMPADSRLRDVVIQVRADEAGHRDRNHEMADELAQGRKPAPDAGHRP from the coding sequence ATGTTCGACATCGGCAACCGCCACGACGGCGATATCGCCACGCACCGGCCCCCGCGCGACATCCATGATCGCATCGCGCTGCGCACGGTCCGGTTCATGAGGGTCTTTGCCGACGCCTTCTTCTCGAAGCGGTACGGTCACCGCGCCGTGGTGCTCGAAACCGTCGCGGCCGTTCCCGGCATGGTGGGCGGGCTGCTTCAGCATCTCAAGGCGATCCGCTACATCCGCGAGGACGAAGGCTGGATCCGCGAACTGCTGGACGAGGCCGAGAACGAGCGGATGCACCTGATGACCTTCATCCATATCGCGCAACCCTCCCGGCTGGAGCGGGTGCTGATCATGGTGGGTCAGGCGGTCTTCTACAACTTCTACTTCTTTCTCTATCTTTTCGCGCCGCGCACCGCCCACCGGGTCGTCGCCTACCTCGAGGAGGAGGCGGTGATCAGCTACACCCAGTACCTGGCCGAGATCGACGCGGGCCGGGTGGAAAACGTCCCGGCGCCGGCCCTCGCGGTCGATTACTGGGGCATGCCCGCCGACAGCCGGCTGCGCGATGTCGTGATCCAGGTCCGCGCGGACGAGGCGGGCCACCGGGATCGCAACCACGAGATGGCCGACGAACTGGCGCAGGGCCGGAAACCCGCCCCTGACGCCGGCCACCGACCCTGA
- a CDS encoding calcium/sodium antiporter has product MIDFLLIATGFAGLLLGGNWLVNCAVGLATRWGVSPLVIGLTLVGFGTSMPELVTSVQAALAGSAGIAMGNVIGSNIANILLILGLTCALSPIAVARGTLRRDGMVMLGATFATFALVLFGTVSRPMGLLLISGLALYLVSALRRGDDAASQEAEALAPPPLWRGALGLLLGLIVTILAARALVAGAVSVAAAWGVSEALIGVTIVAVGTSLPELVTSIIAARKGQADMAFGNIIGSNIFNVLGILGVTALVRPMEVPAQFASLDIWVMTAAALAVLFMGTTGRRISRGEGAALLAGYIAYTGLLIHG; this is encoded by the coding sequence ATGATCGACTTTCTGCTCATCGCAACGGGCTTTGCGGGGCTTCTTCTTGGCGGCAACTGGCTGGTGAACTGCGCGGTGGGCCTCGCGACCCGGTGGGGCGTCTCGCCGCTTGTCATCGGCCTCACGCTCGTCGGCTTCGGCACCTCGATGCCCGAACTGGTGACATCGGTTCAGGCCGCGCTTGCCGGCTCCGCGGGGATCGCGATGGGCAACGTGATCGGCAGCAACATCGCGAACATCCTGCTGATTCTGGGTCTGACCTGCGCGCTGAGCCCGATCGCCGTGGCGCGGGGCACGCTGCGCCGGGACGGCATGGTGATGCTGGGTGCGACATTTGCCACCTTCGCCCTCGTGCTCTTCGGCACCGTCAGCCGGCCGATGGGCCTGCTGCTGATATCCGGTCTTGCGCTCTACCTCGTATCGGCGCTGCGCCGGGGGGATGACGCCGCCTCGCAAGAGGCGGAGGCGCTGGCGCCACCGCCGCTGTGGCGGGGGGCGCTGGGGCTGTTGCTGGGGCTGATCGTCACGATCCTCGCGGCGCGGGCGCTGGTCGCGGGCGCGGTATCCGTGGCAGCCGCCTGGGGTGTCTCAGAGGCGCTGATCGGCGTGACCATCGTCGCGGTCGGCACGTCCCTGCCGGAGCTGGTGACCTCGATCATCGCGGCCCGCAAGGGTCAGGCCGACATGGCCTTCGGCAACATCATCGGCAGCAACATCTTCAACGTGCTGGGCATCCTGGGTGTCACGGCACTGGTGCGCCCCATGGAAGTCCCCGCCCAATTCGCGTCACTGGATATCTGGGTGATGACCGCCGCCGCGCTTGCCGTGCTGTTCATGGGCACGACGGGACGGCGTATCAGCCGGGGCGAAGGCGCGGCGCTGCTGGCAGGGTACATTGCCTACACCGGCCTGCTGATCCACGGCTGA